In one window of Ostrinia nubilalis chromosome 19, ilOstNubi1.1, whole genome shotgun sequence DNA:
- the LOC135081213 gene encoding uncharacterized protein LOC135081213 — translation MSVFDGEIEFQSVYMVDFAKKNKPKSPRRKAIDDNCLIVGLSRDALKAKDAPRRCPDVLCPIDHEFYKKAVDRFAEDHPKLTKMYMSEDIDPTPIEHEIQDLKRTEYLTKYCSRELPFMSVNLARRARALQTLRLPDDIDIPDTSQRGSYRPPKPEKYADPPKSMSMRPKYDDSLQKELRRILRVRTGDTSYGASHGLLATVVLERRPFGPPREEPKYGRWKNPYMYTYRI, via the exons atgtcTGTATTCGATGGAGAGATCGAATTCCAGTCGGTCTATATGGTCGACTTTGCCAAGAAAAATAAACC TAAAAGTCCTCGTCGCAAAGCGATCGACGACAACTGCCTGATCGTCGGCCTGAGCCGCGATGCGCTCAAAGCTAAGGACGCCCCACGACGCTGCCCGGACGTTCTCTGCCCTATCGACCATGAATTCTACAAGAAGGCTGTGGACAGG TTTGCAGAAGACCATCCAAAGCTGACTAAAATGTACATGTCGGAAGACATTGATCCAACTCCAATTGAGCACGAAATTCAAGATCTAAAACGGACTGAGTACCTCACAAAGTATTGTTCGCGAG AGCTACCCTTCATGTCAGTGAATCTCGCGCGGCGTGCGCGTGCGCTACAAACGTTACGACTACCCGACGACATAGACATCCCGGACACGAGCCAGCGAGGCTCGTACCGCCCGCCCAAGCCGGAGAAGTACGCGGACCCGCCCAAGTCCATGTCCATGCGGCCGAAGTATGACGACTCTTTGCAAA AGGAGCTTCGTCGCATCCTGCGCGTGCGCACGGGCGACACGTCATACGGCGCCAGCCACGGGCTGCTTGCCACAGTGGTGCTAGAGCGCCGCCCCTTCGGGCCCCCGCGTGAGGAGCCCAAGTATGGCCGCTGGAAGAACCCCTATATGTACACCTATAGGATCTGA
- the LOC135081230 gene encoding ragulator complex protein LAMTOR1 — MQSDEEDSALHSCFDSLKSAVMGCCYSICHKESDPQENIVNERTHLLEVPEQPQETPVPVASASTPPRKPDEQSALNRILHETATNVIDVGALGPYALEPGAYSERVRAYTARVAQAPQPPPPAPRLLADVPHAERAALLARPPLPASDRDLITNAVKKAAAAISELRVEHHEDLVVPFRVP, encoded by the exons ATGCAGTCCGACGAGGAGGACAGCGCTCTGCATTCATGCTTCGATTCGCTGAAGAGCGCAGTCATGGGCTGTTGTTATAGCATTTGCCATAAAGAATCGGATCCACAG GAGAACATAGTGAATGAGCGGACACATTTACTAGAAGTGCCTGAACAACCGCAGGAGACGCCGGTGCCGGTGGCGTCTGCATCCACCCCACCGAGGAAACCCGATGAGCAGAGCGCACTCAACAGGATACTACATGAGACTGCCAC CAACGTGATAGACGTAGGCGCTCTCGGGCCGTACGCGCTCGAACCGGGCGCGTACAGCGAGCGGGTTCGCGCGTACACAGCTCGCGTGGCGCaggcgccgcagccgccgccgcccgcgccgcgcctGCTGGCTGACGTGCCGCATGCGGAGCGCGCCGCGCTGCTGGCGAGGCCGCCGCTGCCGGCCAGCGATAGGGACCTG ATAACGAATGCCGTCAAGAAAGCGGCGGCAGCCATCTCCGAGCTTCGTGTGGAACACCACGAGGACCTGGTGGTACCCTTCCGGGTGCCATAG
- the LOC135081324 gene encoding endoplasmic reticulum-Golgi intermediate compartment protein 2 produces the protein MLRYRGKKKVLDKVKELDAFPKVPEEYVDSTPVGGTFSVITFFIILWLIYSEVTYYLDSNLVFKFMPDTDMDEKLPINIDITVAMPCSNIGADILDSTSQSVFGFGELQEEDTWFELTQEQQDAFDAVKYLNSYLREEYHSVWKLLWKKGHGSVRATIPPRKTKPNRRPDACRLHGVLILNKVAGNFHITAGKSLHLPRGHIHLNMLFDDTPQNFSHRINRLSFGSPANGIIYPLEGDEKITNDDSMLFQYFVEVVPTDVDTTFESIKTYQYSVKELERPISHSKGSHGVPGIFLKYDMAALKVKVYQERENVLTFTLRLFSIIGGIYIIISFINTIVLSIRTQFFTKAKPDYTAYKKEPKIHPVPSNPLLIPQELTIPDGLLRQ, from the coding sequence ATGTTAAGGTACCGTGGGAAGAAAAAGGTTCTAGATAAAGTCAAAGAACTAGACGCTTTCCCGAAAGTTCCTGAAGAATACGTGGACAGTACACCGGTCGGCGGCACATTTTCAGTGatcactttttttattattttgtggcTTATTTATAGTGAAGTAACTTACTACTTAGACAGTAATTTAGTGTTTAAATTCATGCCTGACACAGACATGGACGAGAAGTTGCCAATAAACATAGATATCACTGTCGCTATGCCCTGTTCTAATATTGGAGCTGATATATTGGACTCGACGTCCCAAAGCGTTTTCGGGTTTGGAGAATTACAGGAGGAGGATACATGGTTCGAACTGACTCAGGAACAACAAGATGCTTTCGACGCGGTGAAATATTTGAATTCGTATCTAAGAGAGGAATACCATTCAGTGTGGAAGTTGCTTTGGAAGAAGGGCCATGGTTCCGTGCGCGCGACGATACCGCCAAGAAAAACCAAACCGAATCGACGGCCAGATGCATGTCGACTGCATGGAGTTCTAATTTTAAACAAAGTTGCAGGCAACTTTCACATAACTGCTGGCAAGAGCTTGCATCTTCCCAGAGGACACATACATTTGAATATGTTATTCGATGACACTCCACAGAACTTCAGTCATCGAATAAACAGGCTTAGTTTCGGCAGCCCTGCCAATGGTATCATTTACCCATTGGAAGGAGACGAAAAGATAACGAATGATGATAGCATGTTGTTCCAATACTTTGTTGAAGTCGTTCCCACTGATGTAGACACAACATTTGAATCTATAAAAACCTATCAGTACTCAGTGAAAGAGTTGGAACGCCCCATTAGTCATTCCAAAGGATCTCACGGAGTGCCCGGAATATTCCTGAAATATGACATGGCTGCGTTAAAAGTCAAAGTATATCAGGAAAGGGAAAACGTTTTAACATTTACATTAAGACTGTTCTCCATTATTGGTGGGATTTATATTATAATCAGTTTCATAAATACAATAGTTTTATCTATAAGAACTCAGTTTTTCACAAAAGCTAAACCTGACTACACAGCATATAAGAAAGAGCCAAAAATTCATCCGGTTCCGTCAAATCCATTGCTAATTCCACAAGAACTAACTATTCCGGATGGTTTACTACGGCAATGA